Part of the Pseudomonas lijiangensis genome is shown below.
GACCACCACCCTGCTCGCCCTGTCCGTCAACAGCGCCTTTGCCGCTGGCAGCCCTGGCGTCGAACACAACACCCAGGCCTTTCTCGAAGCGCTGGCCGCTGGCGGTGGCAAGCCGCTTGAGCAACTGAGCCCCAAGGACGCCCGTGCCGTCCTGACCGGCGCCCAGGCCTCGGTCAAGGTGGATCTGTCGGGAGTGGAAGTCAGCGAGCGTTCGATTGATGCCAACGGTCAGAAGATCACCCTCAAGATCGTCCGTCCTGCCAAGATCAAGGGTGACCTGCCGGTGTTCATGTTCTTCCACGGCGGTGGCTGGGTATTGGGCGACTTCCCTACCCACCAGCGGCTGATCCGCGACCTGGTGGTCGGCTCGGGGGCGGTAGCCGTGTATGTGGATTACACGCCATCACCTGAAGCCCGGTACCCGACAGCAATCAATCAGGCTTATGCCGCGACCCGCTGGGTGGCCGAGCATGGCAAGCAGATCGGTGTGGATGGCAGCCGACTGGCGGTCGCCGGCAACAGTGTCGGCGGCAACATGGCGGCAGTAGTGGCGCTGATGGCCAAGGAGCAGAAAACCCCGGCACTGCGCTTCCAGTTGCTGCTGTGGCCGGTGACCGATGCGAACTTCGATAACGGCTCCTACCAGCAGTTTGCCGAAGGTCACTTCCTGACCAAAGGCATGATGAAGTGGTTCTGGGATAACTACACCACCGATGCGGGCCAGCGCGCTCAGATCCATGCCTCACCGTTGCAGGCCAGCAATGAACAATTGCGCGGACTGCCAGCAGCCCTGGTGCAGACCGCCGAGTTCGATGTGCTGCGCGACGAAGGTGAAGCCTATGCCCGCAAGCTGGATGCGGCCGGTGTACCGGTTACGGCGGTGCGCTACAACGGGATGATTCATGACTTCGGCCTGCTCAACCCGCTGACCCAGATCCCGCAAGTACGTGCAGCAATGCGCCAGGCGGCGAACGAGCTGAAAACCCACCTCGGTAACTGATTCCCTCACGTAATGACCTGCCCCCATCGGGGGCAGGTTCAAGCCAGTCGCCAGGCCACTTTCCAGACGGGCTGAGACCTCGCTGAAAACCTCAGGCCAGAGCGCTGCGCACAGACGCGAAGCCACCCACCGAATTAACAACGATTAACTCGTCAGCCCTGTTCCTTCACCCAAGAATGGCGCTCTCTTCGCAGACTTTTGCCCATCGAAAGGTGCTGACAAAACAGCCAACTCACTTGCACCTTCACGCGACAATGGACATTGCCATGACTCAGGTTCCGCAATACCCCTGCTCGATATGCAAAACCATGGACGGCATCAAGCAACCGACAGCCGTCAGCGGCGGCCTGACCCTCTGGCGCGAGCGTCTGGCCAAGCAGTTGATCCTCGAAAAACTGGGTGAAAACATCGAAGTCTCCGAACTGGCCCGAGCCTGTGCCTTGTCCAGAAGCTATTTCTCCAGAGCCTTCAAACGCAGCACCGGCCTGTCGCCTCAGGAATGGATTCGCTGCCAGCGCATAGCCCGCGCAAAGTGCCTGATCCAGCACACGGAAATGACCTTGACCCAGATAAGTCATGAGTGCGGATTCTGTGATCAATCGCACTTCTCGCATATCTTTTCCCGTACTGAAGGCATCAACCCCTTTACTTGGCGCGGCCATGCGCTAAAGAACACAGATAACAGCAAAGTGTTTGCCGCCAGCGGATTCTGAAATAAGGGCTAGATTGAAAGTCGCATCACGAGCAAGCTCGAGAGCGTACTTGTCTGCCCGAAAAACAGAATCCCAGGCGACACAACAGGAATGAACCCTTGACCCTTCTCACCGAGCCGGCCGTGCATTTCGG
Proteins encoded:
- a CDS encoding alpha/beta hydrolase, translated to MNTLQKALTTTLLALSVNSAFAAGSPGVEHNTQAFLEALAAGGGKPLEQLSPKDARAVLTGAQASVKVDLSGVEVSERSIDANGQKITLKIVRPAKIKGDLPVFMFFHGGGWVLGDFPTHQRLIRDLVVGSGAVAVYVDYTPSPEARYPTAINQAYAATRWVAEHGKQIGVDGSRLAVAGNSVGGNMAAVVALMAKEQKTPALRFQLLLWPVTDANFDNGSYQQFAEGHFLTKGMMKWFWDNYTTDAGQRAQIHASPLQASNEQLRGLPAALVQTAEFDVLRDEGEAYARKLDAAGVPVTAVRYNGMIHDFGLLNPLTQIPQVRAAMRQAANELKTHLGN
- a CDS encoding helix-turn-helix domain-containing protein; translated protein: MDGIKQPTAVSGGLTLWRERLAKQLILEKLGENIEVSELARACALSRSYFSRAFKRSTGLSPQEWIRCQRIARAKCLIQHTEMTLTQISHECGFCDQSHFSHIFSRTEGINPFTWRGHALKNTDNSKVFAASGF